In a genomic window of Azospirillum lipoferum 4B:
- the paaC gene encoding 1,2-phenylacetyl-CoA epoxidase subunit PaaC has product MSTDLKEALFAYTLRLGDTSLVLGHRLSEWCGHAPELEEDIALTNVALDLVGHARMLLTYAGELEGKGRDEDRLAYRRDVFDYRNHLLVEQPNRDFGHTIVRQFLHDAWAVELYERLCASKDDTLAGIAAKAVKEVRYHVRHSGDWLVRLGDGTEISHAKVADALGRLWPYTGEMFERDEAEQALVAAGIVPDPAGLKAAWSARVEAVLEEATLDRPADGWMQKGGRRGEHSEHLGYLLAEMQFLPRAYPDATW; this is encoded by the coding sequence ATGAGCACGGATCTCAAAGAGGCCCTGTTCGCATACACGCTGCGGCTGGGCGACACCTCGCTGGTGCTGGGCCACCGGCTGTCGGAATGGTGCGGCCATGCGCCGGAGCTGGAGGAGGACATCGCGCTGACCAACGTCGCGCTCGACCTCGTCGGCCATGCCCGCATGCTGCTGACCTACGCCGGCGAGCTGGAAGGCAAGGGCCGCGACGAGGACCGCCTCGCCTACCGGCGCGACGTCTTCGACTATCGCAACCATTTGCTGGTCGAGCAGCCGAACCGCGACTTCGGCCACACCATCGTCCGCCAGTTCCTGCACGATGCCTGGGCGGTGGAGCTGTATGAGCGGCTGTGCGCCTCCAAGGACGACACGCTGGCCGGCATCGCCGCCAAGGCGGTGAAGGAGGTGCGCTACCATGTCCGCCACAGCGGCGACTGGCTGGTGCGGCTGGGCGACGGCACCGAAATCAGCCACGCCAAGGTCGCCGACGCGCTGGGCCGGCTCTGGCCCTACACCGGCGAGATGTTCGAGCGCGACGAGGCCGAACAGGCGCTGGTCGCCGCCGGCATCGTCCCCGACCCGGCCGGGCTGAAGGCTGCCTGGAGCGCCCGCGTCGAAGCGGTGCTGGAGGAGGCGACGCTCGACCGCCCGGCCGACGGCTGGATGCAGAAGGGCGGCCGCCGCGGCGAGCACAGCGAGCATCTGGGCTATCTGCTGGCCGAGATGCAGTTCCTGCCGCGCGCCTATCCCGACGCGACGTGGTGA
- the paaB gene encoding 1,2-phenylacetyl-CoA epoxidase subunit PaaB, with amino-acid sequence MDRKDWPLFEIFIRPKNGLSHKHVGSLHAADARMALDNARDVYTRRGEGVSIWAVPAASIAASDPSEKASLFDPADDKVYRHPTFYDIPADVKNI; translated from the coding sequence ATGGACCGTAAGGACTGGCCGCTGTTCGAGATCTTCATCCGGCCGAAGAACGGATTGTCGCACAAGCATGTCGGCAGCCTGCATGCCGCCGACGCCCGCATGGCGCTGGACAATGCCCGCGACGTCTACACCCGCCGCGGCGAGGGCGTCAGCATCTGGGCGGTTCCGGCGGCCAGCATCGCCGCGTCCGACCCGTCGGAGAAGGCCAGCCTGTTCGATCCGGCCGACGACAAGGTCTACCGCCACCCGACCTTCTACGACATTCCCGCAGACGTGAAGAACATCTGA
- the paaA gene encoding 1,2-phenylacetyl-CoA epoxidase subunit PaaA yields the protein MYTQGLDAKTEQGAQPSPRLVTEQDAALQGRFQERVDAEEKIEPRDWMPEGYRRTLVRQISQHAHSEIVGMLPEGNWITRAPTLRRKVALLAKVQDEGGHGLYLYSAAETLGVSRDELVGQLLSGKAKYSSIFNYPTPTWADIGAIGWLVDGAAIMNQVPLCRCSYGPYARAMVRICREESFHQRQGYELMLALAQGTAEQKRMAQDALNRWWWPSLMMFGPSDDQSAHSAQNMAWKIKRFSNDELRQRFVDATVPQAEFLGLTIPDPELRFNAETGHYEFGAIDWTEFNEILKGNGPCNRERIEARRKAWDDGAWVREAAVAHAAKRKQRALKKAG from the coding sequence ATGTACACGCAAGGTTTGGATGCCAAGACCGAGCAGGGCGCTCAACCGTCTCCCCGGCTGGTGACGGAACAGGACGCCGCTCTCCAGGGCCGTTTCCAGGAGCGCGTCGATGCCGAGGAGAAGATCGAGCCGCGCGACTGGATGCCGGAGGGCTACCGCCGCACGCTGGTCCGCCAGATCTCGCAGCACGCCCATTCGGAAATCGTCGGCATGCTGCCGGAAGGGAACTGGATCACCCGCGCGCCGACGCTGCGCCGCAAGGTGGCCCTGCTGGCCAAGGTGCAGGACGAGGGCGGGCACGGCCTCTACCTCTACAGTGCCGCCGAGACGCTCGGCGTGTCGCGCGACGAGCTGGTCGGGCAACTGCTGTCGGGCAAGGCCAAATATTCCAGCATCTTCAACTACCCGACCCCGACCTGGGCCGACATCGGCGCCATCGGCTGGCTGGTCGACGGTGCGGCGATCATGAATCAGGTGCCGCTCTGCCGCTGCTCCTACGGTCCCTATGCCCGCGCCATGGTCCGCATCTGCCGGGAGGAGAGCTTCCACCAGCGCCAGGGCTACGAGCTGATGCTGGCGCTCGCCCAGGGCACGGCCGAGCAGAAGCGGATGGCCCAGGACGCACTGAACCGCTGGTGGTGGCCGTCGTTGATGATGTTCGGCCCGTCGGACGACCAGTCCGCCCACTCCGCCCAGAACATGGCCTGGAAGATCAAGCGCTTCTCCAACGACGAGCTGCGCCAGCGCTTCGTCGACGCCACCGTGCCGCAGGCGGAGTTCCTGGGCCTGACCATCCCGGACCCGGAACTGCGCTTCAACGCCGAGACCGGCCATTACGAGTTCGGCGCCATCGACTGGACCGAGTTCAACGAGATCCTGAAGGGCAACGGCCCCTGCAACCGCGAGCGCATCGAGGCCCGCCGCAAGGCGTGGGACGACGGCGCCTGGGTGCGCGAGGCCGCCGTCGCCCACGCCGCCAAACGCAAGCAGCGCGCCCTCAAGAAGGCCGGCTGA
- a CDS encoding Crp/Fnr family transcriptional regulator: protein MRAGIALPVTQEILADALGLSIVHINRTLRRLRDSGLIELNGQRITVNDVRQLASVGQFDELYLHLIRAPRRLERAFSDAPHHHNGNRPDGENRAKA, encoded by the coding sequence ATCCGCGCTGGGATTGCCCTGCCGGTGACGCAGGAGATCCTGGCCGACGCGCTGGGGCTCAGCATCGTCCACATCAACCGCACCCTGCGGCGCCTGCGCGACAGCGGCCTGATCGAGTTGAACGGCCAGCGCATCACCGTCAACGACGTGCGCCAGCTCGCCTCCGTCGGCCAGTTCGACGAGCTGTATCTCCACCTGATCCGCGCGCCCCGCCGCCTGGAACGCGCCTTCTCCGACGCCCCCCATCACCACAACGGCAACCGCCCGGACGGCGAAAACCGCGCGAAGGCGTAA
- a CDS encoding hybrid sensor histidine kinase/response regulator, whose product MTGPDPHRFPSAIPPSAIPSAAQRMLTSGRLARRFALVSLMLGVLIAILIGASLYVVSSRHLARQHLANVEANASLAARQTEGLLDTLVTTMRELADNSVLATALVDSAGKETYLVPFLSSFDHIASVPLAIVFTDFEGDQIANNGRQAGALTITAADMAWLRAAIAAGKPAAAVIHQDGTHYLLAAEMLIYSRTRSPEGALLYKVPFDSLVLHPEAELLHMAEPPPPLPPDMIAVTVPLTVPDRLSALGLQLRLEAPGTPTTALLSWMLPAYGLVALAALLAIYIGSRAVGIHMTRSLRELERLAGSIATDGFTGQRARVRGSDEVSALARGFNAMLDHIAAIQREREMRAAEEITIQRTLAERAEQARAEAESARNEEERSRQEAVMALMVAERANAAKTHFLAAASHDLRQPVQSLVLLTSALALRLGDHPAASLVGSIEASMDALCRLLDAILDISKLDAGTVSPNMQTVSLGAIFARLEGEYRLRAAEKGIAFRSVPTDVTLHADPALLERIIRNLVENALRYTDRGRILLGCRRGRGTLRIQIFDTGIGIPPEHLERIFHEFYQISNPTRDRGKGLGLGLAIVERLARLLGYRVHVASRPDRGSCFTLEIPMPALSAPAVAPAAEAAADAPQPGRGIALVIDDDPLVREGLTLLIEDLGWRAVAADSAGHALRLLRDQPHPPDLVIADYRLEAGATGLQAIGAVETALKEQGHASPLCVVLTGDTAPERIADAQASGYRILHKPIAAKEVAQLLSDARQDRPGRDPARSPVPEGAGRRNSAILQG is encoded by the coding sequence ATGACCGGACCCGATCCCCACCGCTTCCCGAGCGCCATCCCCCCGAGCGCCATTCCAAGCGCGGCGCAGCGGATGCTGACCTCCGGCCGGCTGGCCCGCCGCTTCGCTCTGGTGTCGCTGATGCTGGGCGTGCTGATCGCCATCCTGATCGGCGCCAGCCTCTACGTGGTGTCGAGCCGCCATCTGGCGCGCCAGCATCTCGCCAATGTGGAGGCGAACGCCAGCCTCGCCGCCCGCCAGACCGAAGGGCTGCTCGACACGCTGGTCACCACCATGCGCGAGCTGGCCGACAACAGCGTCCTCGCCACGGCGCTGGTCGATTCCGCCGGCAAGGAAACCTATCTGGTCCCGTTCCTGAGCAGCTTCGACCACATCGCCAGCGTGCCGCTGGCAATCGTCTTCACGGACTTCGAAGGGGACCAGATCGCCAACAACGGGCGGCAGGCCGGCGCGCTGACCATCACCGCCGCCGACATGGCCTGGCTGCGCGCGGCCATCGCCGCCGGAAAGCCGGCCGCCGCCGTGATCCATCAGGACGGCACCCATTACCTGCTGGCGGCGGAGATGCTGATCTATTCCCGCACCCGGTCGCCGGAAGGGGCGCTGCTCTACAAGGTGCCGTTCGATTCGCTGGTGCTGCATCCGGAAGCGGAACTTCTGCACATGGCGGAGCCGCCGCCGCCGCTGCCTCCGGACATGATTGCGGTGACCGTCCCGCTCACCGTGCCGGACCGGCTGTCCGCCCTCGGGCTGCAGCTCCGGCTGGAGGCGCCGGGCACGCCGACCACGGCCCTGCTGTCCTGGATGCTGCCGGCCTATGGGCTGGTCGCCCTCGCCGCCCTGCTGGCGATCTATATCGGCAGCCGCGCCGTCGGCATCCACATGACCCGCTCCCTGCGCGAACTGGAGCGGCTGGCCGGCTCCATCGCCACCGACGGCTTCACCGGCCAGCGCGCCAGGGTGCGCGGCAGCGACGAGGTGTCGGCACTGGCCCGCGGCTTCAACGCCATGCTGGACCATATCGCGGCGATCCAGCGCGAGCGTGAGATGCGCGCGGCGGAGGAGATCACCATCCAGCGCACGCTGGCCGAACGGGCCGAACAGGCGCGCGCCGAGGCCGAGAGCGCCCGCAACGAGGAGGAACGCTCGCGGCAGGAGGCGGTGATGGCGCTGATGGTGGCGGAGCGCGCCAACGCCGCCAAGACCCATTTCCTGGCCGCCGCCAGCCACGACCTGCGCCAGCCGGTGCAGTCGCTGGTCCTGCTGACCTCGGCGCTGGCGCTGCGGCTGGGCGACCATCCCGCGGCATCGCTGGTCGGCAGCATCGAGGCGTCGATGGACGCGCTGTGCCGGCTGCTCGACGCCATCCTGGACATCTCGAAACTGGATGCCGGCACCGTCTCCCCCAACATGCAGACGGTGTCGCTCGGCGCCATCTTCGCCCGGCTGGAGGGGGAATACCGGCTCCGCGCCGCGGAGAAGGGCATCGCCTTCCGCAGCGTTCCCACCGATGTGACGCTGCACGCCGACCCGGCCCTGCTGGAGCGGATCATCCGCAATCTGGTGGAGAACGCGCTGCGCTATACCGACCGGGGCCGCATCCTGCTGGGCTGCCGCCGCGGCCGCGGGACCTTGCGCATCCAGATCTTCGACACCGGCATCGGCATTCCGCCGGAGCATCTGGAACGCATCTTCCACGAGTTCTACCAAATTTCCAACCCCACCCGCGACCGCGGCAAGGGGCTGGGGCTGGGGCTCGCCATCGTCGAGCGGCTGGCGCGGCTGCTGGGATACCGGGTGCATGTCGCGTCCCGGCCCGACCGCGGCTCCTGCTTCACGCTGGAAATCCCGATGCCGGCCCTGTCCGCGCCGGCCGTCGCCCCGGCGGCGGAAGCCGCGGCCGATGCCCCGCAACCGGGACGCGGCATCGCCCTGGTGATCGACGACGACCCGCTGGTGCGCGAGGGGCTGACCCTGCTGATCGAGGATCTCGGCTGGCGGGCAGTCGCAGCGGACAGCGCCGGCCATGCGCTCCGCCTGCTGCGGGACCAGCCGCACCCGCCCGATCTGGTGATCGCCGACTACCGTCTGGAGGCGGGAGCCACCGGTCTTCAGGCGATCGGCGCGGTGGAGACGGCGCTGAAGGAACAGGGGCACGCATCGCCGCTCTGCGTGGTGCTGACCGGCGACACCGCGCCCGAACGCATCGCCGATGCCCAGGCCAGCGGCTACCGCATCCTGCACAAGCCCATCGCCGCCAAGGAGGTGGCGCAGTTGCTGAGCGACGCGCGGCAGGACCGGCCCGGCCGCGACCCCGCCCGCAGCCCGGTGCCTGAAGGCGCCGGCCGCCGCAACTCAGCCATCCTGCAGGGCTGA
- a CDS encoding ABC transporter substrate-binding protein: protein MILALDGEFGLSNSTSAEAIERGILTAIDDINRRGGVLGGRPLALITREHRSISARGIKNIRELATIPDLVAVFGGRFSPVVIEELPVLRQTRTLFLAPWSSADGIVDNGMEPNYIFRLSLRDGLAMPFLLTRAADRGLTRIGLLLTNTAWGRSNLEAARRHLAGRNSPSVVGTAWYNWRDRKLIDKYEELEAAGAQAILLVANDDEAAVLVREVAALPPARRLPILSHWGVTGGDFTGQAGPALQEVDFSVIQTVSPFRIPPERLAPVLETAGRLFGIHRPEDIVSPVGFLHAYDLTRILALAIDRAGTTDRAAVRDALEQVGPYRGVIRDFERPFAPGRHEALGPQDLLMARFRPDGVLVPVE from the coding sequence GTGATCCTGGCGCTGGACGGCGAATTCGGGCTGAGCAACAGCACCTCGGCCGAGGCGATAGAGCGCGGCATCCTGACCGCCATCGACGACATCAACCGCCGGGGCGGCGTGCTGGGCGGCCGGCCGCTGGCCCTGATCACGCGCGAACACCGGTCGATCTCCGCCCGCGGCATCAAGAACATCCGGGAACTCGCCACCATCCCCGACCTGGTCGCGGTGTTCGGCGGCCGGTTCAGCCCGGTGGTGATCGAGGAGCTGCCGGTCCTGCGGCAGACCCGCACCCTGTTCCTGGCGCCCTGGTCGTCGGCGGACGGCATCGTCGACAACGGGATGGAGCCCAACTACATCTTCCGCCTGTCCCTGCGCGACGGGCTGGCCATGCCCTTCCTGCTGACGCGCGCCGCCGACCGCGGGCTGACCCGCATCGGGCTGCTGCTGACCAACACCGCCTGGGGGCGCTCCAACCTGGAGGCGGCCAGGCGTCATCTCGCCGGGCGCAACAGCCCGAGCGTGGTCGGCACCGCCTGGTACAACTGGCGCGACCGCAAGCTGATCGACAAGTACGAGGAGCTGGAGGCCGCCGGCGCCCAGGCGATCCTGCTGGTCGCCAACGACGACGAGGCCGCCGTGCTGGTCCGCGAGGTGGCGGCCCTGCCGCCCGCCCGGCGGCTGCCGATCCTCAGCCATTGGGGCGTCACCGGCGGCGATTTCACGGGACAGGCCGGACCGGCCCTGCAGGAGGTCGACTTCAGCGTGATCCAGACGGTCAGCCCCTTCCGCATCCCGCCCGAACGGCTGGCTCCGGTGCTGGAGACGGCGGGTCGCCTGTTCGGCATCCACCGGCCGGAGGACATCGTGTCGCCGGTCGGCTTCCTGCACGCCTACGACCTGACCCGCATCCTGGCCCTGGCGATCGACCGCGCCGGCACCACCGACCGGGCCGCCGTCCGCGATGCGCTGGAGCAGGTCGGCCCCTATCGCGGGGTGATCCGCGATTTCGAGCGCCCCTTCGCCCCCGGCCGGCACGAGGCGCTGGGACCGCAAGACCTGCTGATGGCGCGTTTCCGCCCCGACGGCGTGCTGGTCCCGGTGGAATGA
- a CDS encoding OsmC family protein encodes MAMRHSDAEWRGDLKSGSGKMRLGSGAFEGAYSFPSRFENGQGTNPEELIAAAHAGCFSMALSAGLSQAGHPPTRVHTTARVHLEKAGAGFAISRIELECEAEIPGIDDAAFQEQAAGAKANCPVSKALAGTEISLTAKLV; translated from the coding sequence ATGGCGATGCGGCACTCGGACGCCGAATGGCGCGGCGACCTGAAATCGGGCAGCGGCAAGATGCGGCTTGGCAGCGGCGCCTTCGAAGGCGCCTATTCCTTCCCGTCGCGGTTCGAAAACGGACAGGGCACCAATCCGGAGGAGCTGATCGCGGCGGCGCATGCCGGCTGCTTCTCCATGGCGCTGTCGGCCGGACTCTCCCAAGCCGGCCACCCCCCGACCCGCGTCCACACCACCGCCAGGGTCCATCTGGAAAAGGCCGGCGCCGGTTTCGCCATCAGCCGGATCGAGCTGGAGTGCGAGGCGGAGATTCCCGGCATCGACGACGCCGCCTTCCAGGAACAGGCGGCCGGCGCCAAGGCCAACTGCCCGGTGTCGAAGGCGCTTGCCGGCACAGAGATCAGCCTGACCGCCAAGCTGGTCTGA
- a CDS encoding HNH endonuclease produces MPVTPDDARLMDVQQGGRCFFCDGPVGAKATFDHLIPQAYGGIDDPANVVLAHRRCNQRKDDRLPTDEELDRFFALRRSSRLGVWPPLRALRDGDEGADEEERWMTVAQAMARER; encoded by the coding sequence ATGCCCGTCACGCCGGACGATGCCAGACTGATGGACGTCCAGCAGGGCGGGCGCTGCTTCTTCTGCGACGGGCCGGTGGGGGCGAAGGCGACCTTCGACCACCTGATCCCCCAGGCCTATGGCGGGATCGACGATCCGGCCAACGTCGTGCTGGCGCACCGCCGCTGCAACCAGCGCAAGGACGACCGGCTGCCGACCGACGAGGAGCTCGACCGCTTCTTCGCCCTGCGCCGTTCCAGCCGGCTCGGCGTCTGGCCTCCTTTGCGTGCGCTGCGCGACGGGGATGAGGGGGCCGACGAGGAGGAGCGGTGGATGACGGTGGCGCAGGCGATGGCACGGGAACGGTAG
- the rimO gene encoding 30S ribosomal protein S12 methylthiotransferase RimO, translating into MTTSPVPKSASPAAAQSMGAPKVGIVSLGCPKALVDSERILTRLRAEGYEISPSYDGADVVLVNTCGFLDSAKKESLDAIGEAIKENGRVIVTGCMGVESDMIRQIHPDVLAVTGPHQYEQVVSAVHEAVPPTHNPFTDLVPPEGLRLTPRHYAYLKISEGCNNRCSFCIIPSLRGDLVSRPIHSVLREAEKLAVAGVKELLVISQDTSAYGVDVKYKTEKWYDREVRTRFFDLCNELANFDLWVRLHYVYPYPHVDEVIPLMAEGKILPYLDIPFQHASPTVLKAMRRPAAQEKQLDRIRKWRQDCPHLVLRSTFITGFPGETEEDFQFMLDWLKEAQLDRVGCFKYEPVEGATANDLPGAVPEEVKQERWERFMETQKAISAERLQQKVGWTLGVLIDEVDEDGAIGRSYADAPEIDGNVFLNGETGLKPGDMVDVTIEHADEYDLWGSVERDL; encoded by the coding sequence ATGACCACATCTCCCGTTCCGAAGTCCGCATCGCCGGCCGCCGCCCAGAGCATGGGCGCCCCGAAGGTCGGCATCGTCAGCCTCGGCTGCCCGAAGGCGCTCGTCGATTCAGAGCGCATCCTGACGCGCCTGCGCGCGGAGGGGTACGAGATCTCCCCCAGCTACGACGGCGCCGACGTCGTGCTGGTCAACACCTGCGGTTTCCTCGACAGCGCCAAGAAGGAATCGCTGGACGCCATCGGCGAGGCGATCAAGGAAAACGGGCGGGTCATCGTCACCGGCTGCATGGGCGTGGAATCGGACATGATCCGGCAGATCCACCCCGACGTGCTGGCCGTCACCGGCCCCCACCAGTACGAGCAGGTGGTCAGCGCCGTGCACGAGGCGGTGCCGCCGACGCACAACCCCTTCACCGATCTGGTGCCGCCGGAAGGGCTGCGGCTGACCCCGCGCCACTACGCCTACCTGAAGATTTCCGAGGGCTGCAACAACCGCTGCAGCTTCTGCATCATCCCCAGCCTTCGCGGCGATCTGGTCAGCCGGCCGATCCATTCCGTCCTGCGCGAGGCGGAAAAGCTGGCGGTCGCCGGCGTCAAGGAACTGCTGGTCATCTCCCAGGACACCAGCGCCTACGGCGTCGACGTGAAGTACAAGACGGAGAAATGGTACGACCGCGAGGTCCGCACCCGCTTCTTCGACCTGTGCAACGAGCTGGCGAATTTCGACCTGTGGGTCCGCCTGCACTACGTCTACCCCTATCCGCATGTGGACGAGGTCATCCCGCTGATGGCGGAGGGCAAGATCCTCCCCTATCTCGACATCCCGTTCCAGCATGCCTCGCCCACCGTGCTGAAGGCGATGCGCCGCCCGGCCGCCCAGGAAAAGCAGCTGGACCGCATCCGCAAGTGGCGGCAGGACTGCCCGCATCTGGTCCTGCGCTCCACCTTCATCACCGGCTTCCCCGGCGAGACGGAGGAGGACTTCCAGTTCATGCTGGACTGGCTGAAGGAGGCCCAGCTCGACCGCGTCGGCTGCTTCAAGTACGAGCCGGTGGAGGGTGCGACCGCCAACGACCTGCCCGGCGCCGTCCCGGAAGAGGTCAAGCAGGAGCGCTGGGAGCGCTTCATGGAGACGCAGAAGGCGATCAGCGCCGAGCGGCTCCAGCAGAAGGTGGGCTGGACGCTGGGCGTGCTGATCGACGAGGTGGACGAGGACGGGGCCATCGGCCGCTCCTATGCCGACGCGCCGGAAATCGACGGCAACGTCTTCCTGAACGGCGAGACCGGCCTGAAGCCCGGCGACATGGTCGACGTCACCATCGAGCATGCCGACGAATACGACCTGTGGGGCAGCGTCGAGCGCGACCTGTAA
- a CDS encoding MarR family winged helix-turn-helix transcriptional regulator yields the protein MDIAHSDHTGGASPQAIADVMLQIAHIADSLGYTHGLKPSQWTALRYFAGANNSQRTVSAFADFHATTRGAASQMVEVLVGKELLVRVPVPEDRRVTQLHPTPKALELLRHDPLNDFAGVIGTLPADDQYRLAETLTSLLRGLLERRQSV from the coding sequence ATGGACATCGCCCACTCGGATCACACCGGCGGCGCGTCGCCGCAGGCCATTGCCGACGTGATGCTGCAGATCGCCCACATCGCGGACAGCCTTGGCTACACCCACGGCCTGAAGCCGTCGCAGTGGACGGCGCTGCGCTATTTCGCCGGCGCCAACAACAGCCAGCGCACCGTGTCGGCCTTTGCCGATTTCCACGCCACCACGCGCGGCGCCGCCTCGCAGATGGTGGAAGTGCTGGTGGGCAAGGAGCTGCTGGTCCGCGTCCCGGTTCCGGAGGATCGCCGCGTCACCCAGCTCCACCCGACGCCCAAGGCGCTGGAGCTGTTGCGCCACGACCCGCTCAACGACTTCGCCGGTGTCATCGGCACCCTGCCGGCCGACGACCAGTATCGACTGGCCGAGACGCTGACCAGCCTGCTGCGCGGCCTGCTGGAACGGCGGCAGTCGGTCTGA
- a CDS encoding DUF1624 domain-containing protein → MSAVDGVPAQGSTPGTAGGSKTGGSRRPAIDVARGLALVAMALYHASWDATYFGLARFDLLGDPLWLAARTAILSSFLLLAGIGLVLATRDGLDTGRFVRRLGRVAAGAAAVSAASYALFPDSPIFFGVLHHIVLASIVGLAFVRLPAALTLTAAAAAVLAGTSLSFPVFDGPWLRWIGMTSVAPESNDFVPVLPWIGAVLTGIGLARLWPGIGEGVAVTGAARRILALAGRHSLAVYLLHQPLLFAIAWAAAQILPVEAPAVRDFQAACVANCERAGVASATCTANCRCVQSELARNGLWEGFVANRLSEREQRGLEAAVAVCRKP, encoded by the coding sequence ATGAGCGCAGTCGACGGTGTGCCGGCGCAAGGCTCAACTCCGGGCACGGCAGGCGGCTCCAAGACAGGCGGTTCACGCCGCCCGGCAATCGACGTCGCGCGCGGGCTGGCGCTGGTCGCGATGGCGCTTTATCACGCCAGTTGGGACGCCACCTATTTCGGGCTCGCCCGCTTCGACCTGCTGGGCGACCCGCTCTGGCTCGCCGCCCGCACGGCGATCCTGTCCAGCTTCCTGTTGCTGGCCGGCATAGGGCTGGTTCTGGCGACCCGCGACGGGTTGGACACCGGACGCTTCGTCCGCCGGCTGGGGCGGGTGGCGGCCGGGGCGGCGGCGGTGTCGGCGGCATCCTATGCCCTGTTCCCCGACAGCCCGATCTTCTTCGGCGTGCTGCACCACATCGTGCTGGCGAGCATCGTCGGCCTTGCCTTCGTCCGACTGCCGGCGGCGCTGACCCTGACGGCGGCTGCTGCGGCGGTGCTCGCCGGCACCTCGCTGTCCTTCCCCGTCTTCGACGGTCCATGGCTGCGCTGGATCGGCATGACCAGCGTGGCGCCGGAGTCCAACGATTTCGTCCCGGTCCTGCCCTGGATCGGCGCCGTGCTGACGGGGATCGGGCTGGCACGGCTATGGCCGGGGATCGGCGAGGGCGTGGCGGTGACCGGTGCCGCCCGGCGGATTCTGGCGCTGGCCGGACGGCACAGCCTTGCGGTCTATCTGCTGCACCAGCCGTTGCTGTTCGCCATCGCCTGGGCGGCGGCACAGATCCTGCCGGTGGAGGCGCCGGCGGTGCGCGATTTCCAGGCCGCCTGCGTGGCGAACTGCGAGCGCGCCGGCGTCGCATCCGCGACCTGCACGGCCAATTGCCGCTGCGTGCAGTCGGAGCTGGCACGGAATGGGCTGTGGGAAGGCTTCGTCGCCAATCGCCTGAGCGAGCGGGAACAGCGCGGGCTGGAAGCGGCGGTTGCCGTCTGCCGCAAGCCCTGA
- a CDS encoding LysR substrate-binding domain-containing protein: protein MELSWLDDFLALVDCGNFSRAADARHLTQPAFSRRIRALEDWAGTPLFDRSGQPVTLTEAGRRFRPFADETVRRLLQGREEARLAAQSEAATLRFAATHALSLTFFPAWLRALEARARLGAITLSSDSMEACERLMLAGQAQFLLCHAHPAAAGRLDAESFRSVVVGGDRLLAVTAPDATGRPRHPLAEGEGTTLPHLSYSRESGMGRILEAVRAAQPLPNALDTVFTSHLAAVLRTLARDGRGVAWLPESLIAEDLARGTLVRAGQPAGDPRWTVPVQIRLVRPRARQSKAAESFWTLAVEAALWRNAESPLDSEITVAELEHPMEKEL, encoded by the coding sequence ATGGAACTTTCCTGGCTCGACGATTTCCTGGCGCTGGTGGATTGCGGCAATTTCTCCCGCGCCGCCGACGCGCGCCACCTGACCCAGCCGGCCTTCAGCCGCCGCATCCGCGCGCTTGAGGATTGGGCCGGCACCCCGCTGTTCGACCGCAGCGGCCAGCCGGTGACCCTGACGGAGGCCGGGCGCCGCTTCCGCCCCTTCGCCGACGAAACGGTGCGCCGCCTGCTGCAGGGACGCGAGGAGGCCCGGCTCGCCGCCCAGTCGGAGGCCGCGACCCTGCGCTTCGCCGCGACGCATGCGCTGTCGCTGACCTTCTTCCCCGCCTGGCTGCGGGCGCTGGAGGCGCGGGCGCGGCTGGGCGCCATCACCCTGTCGTCGGACAGCATGGAGGCCTGCGAGCGGCTGATGCTGGCAGGCCAGGCGCAGTTCCTGCTGTGCCACGCCCACCCGGCGGCGGCCGGCCGGCTGGATGCGGAGTCCTTCCGCTCCGTCGTCGTCGGCGGCGACCGGCTGCTGGCGGTGACCGCCCCGGATGCCACGGGCCGGCCGCGCCATCCGCTGGCCGAAGGGGAAGGCACGACCCTGCCGCACCTGTCCTACAGCCGCGAGTCCGGCATGGGCCGCATCCTGGAGGCGGTGCGGGCGGCGCAGCCGCTTCCCAACGCGCTCGACACCGTCTTCACCTCCCATCTGGCAGCGGTTCTGCGCACGCTGGCGCGCGACGGGCGCGGGGTGGCGTGGCTGCCGGAAAGCCTGATCGCCGAGGATCTGGCCCGCGGAACCCTGGTTCGGGCCGGCCAGCCGGCGGGCGACCCACGCTGGACCGTGCCGGTGCAGATCCGGCTGGTCCGTCCCCGCGCCCGCCAGAGCAAGGCGGCGGAAAGCTTCTGGACCCTGGCGGTGGAGGCCGCGCTGTGGCGCAACGCCGAGTCGCCGCTGGATTCCGAAATCACGGTTGCCGAGTTGGAACACCCTATGGAAAAAGAGTTGTGA